In Desulfovibrio aminophilus, the following proteins share a genomic window:
- a CDS encoding MiaB/RimO family radical SAM methylthiotransferase codes for MKTFHTATLGCKINQYETRALAEALEARGWTQVGDPALAGRILVNSCAVTANAVSDLRQLVRRLHRENPEAAIVITGCAAQVLEGELAGLPGVERVVPQSRKAELLEAGPARPGWQPFAISGYDRARPVLKVQDGCSHRCTYCIVPLARGRSVSRDPAEVLAEAERLLEAGFREVVLGGINLRQYGPDLPGRPDFWDLLAGLERALAPRWAGRARLRLSSLEPGQLGAKALDVLGNSRMVCPHLHLSLQSGDPEVLRRMGRGHYRPEQALEFSRELAAVWPVFGLGADLLVGFPGETAAQFDNTLALARALPLSYAHVFPYSPRPGTPAADLDGQVPQAEKKARAASLRAVTSARKRSFLKALAGGGPLSVLMENAGGEGLSEHYAPCRVEGDAAARALVRARPVGLEGGRVLVRVEPGG; via the coding sequence ATGAAGACGTTCCACACCGCCACCCTGGGCTGCAAGATCAACCAATACGAGACCCGCGCCCTGGCCGAGGCCCTGGAGGCGCGCGGCTGGACCCAGGTGGGCGACCCGGCCCTGGCCGGACGCATCCTGGTCAACTCCTGTGCCGTCACGGCCAACGCCGTGAGCGATCTGCGCCAGCTCGTGCGCAGGCTGCACCGCGAGAATCCCGAAGCCGCCATCGTGATCACCGGCTGCGCGGCCCAGGTCCTGGAAGGGGAGTTGGCCGGGCTGCCCGGCGTGGAGCGGGTGGTGCCCCAGTCGCGCAAGGCCGAGTTGCTGGAGGCCGGGCCCGCGCGGCCGGGCTGGCAGCCCTTCGCCATCTCGGGCTACGACCGCGCCCGCCCGGTGCTCAAGGTCCAGGACGGCTGCTCCCACCGCTGCACCTATTGCATCGTGCCCCTGGCCCGGGGTCGGAGCGTGAGCCGCGACCCGGCCGAGGTCCTGGCCGAGGCCGAACGCCTTCTGGAGGCCGGGTTCCGCGAGGTCGTCCTGGGCGGCATCAACCTGCGCCAGTATGGTCCGGATCTGCCGGGCCGCCCGGATTTCTGGGACCTGCTCGCCGGACTGGAGCGCGCCCTGGCCCCGCGCTGGGCGGGACGCGCCCGGCTGCGCCTGAGCTCCCTGGAGCCCGGGCAGCTGGGGGCCAAGGCCCTGGACGTGCTGGGAAACTCCCGCATGGTCTGCCCGCACCTGCACCTCTCCCTGCAGAGCGGCGACCCGGAGGTGCTGCGGCGCATGGGGCGCGGGCACTACCGGCCGGAACAGGCCCTGGAGTTCAGCCGGGAGCTGGCGGCGGTCTGGCCGGTCTTCGGCCTGGGCGCGGACCTGCTGGTGGGCTTTCCGGGCGAGACGGCCGCGCAGTTCGACAACACCTTGGCCCTGGCGCGGGCGCTGCCCCTTTCCTATGCCCATGTTTTCCCGTATTCTCCGAGGCCGGGCACTCCGGCGGCGGACCTGGACGGCCAGGTCCCCCAGGCGGAGAAGAAGGCCCGGGCCGCGAGCCTGCGGGCCGTGACCTCGGCCCGGAAGCGGAGCTTCCTCAAGGCCCTGGCCGGAGGCGGGCCGCTCTCCGTCCTGATGGAGAACGCCGGGGGCGAGGGCCTGTCCGAGCACTACGCCCCCTGCCGGGTGGAAGGCGACGCGGCCGCGCGCGCCCTGGTGCGGGCCCGGCCTGTCGGCCTGGAAGGCGGACGCGTCCTGGTCCGCGTGGAGCCCGGGGGATGA
- a CDS encoding YicC/YloC family endoribonuclease, which translates to MPASMTGFGRSESASEKWSHGFEVKSVNGRFLDVKWRIPSALRSLETAWEKVVRSHGSRGRVDVSLNLEVKSPDILGVSLNLPLVAAMLDQVAKLAEMRGQAFEPDYNRLLSMSSLWRDDSSGPDPALLESLERGLRAALEDWRASRQAEGAVLAEDLRARLARLRALAQGIAGRIPTVLAEKRAVLCQRVREALTQVGAEYSEDRMLQEVAVLTDRLDVSEELTRLFAHLDRLEQTLSGEAEEGKRLDFLIQEAFREINTCGNKAQDVEVSRLVVDFKTELERCREQVQNLE; encoded by the coding sequence ATGCCCGCGAGCATGACCGGCTTCGGCCGTTCGGAGAGCGCCTCGGAGAAGTGGTCCCACGGGTTCGAGGTGAAGAGCGTCAACGGCCGCTTCCTGGACGTGAAGTGGCGCATCCCCTCGGCCCTGCGCAGCCTGGAGACGGCCTGGGAAAAGGTCGTGCGCTCCCATGGCAGCCGGGGACGGGTGGACGTCTCGCTCAACCTTGAGGTGAAGAGCCCGGACATCCTGGGCGTGAGCCTGAACCTGCCCCTGGTGGCGGCCATGCTGGATCAGGTGGCCAAGCTGGCGGAGATGCGCGGCCAGGCCTTCGAGCCGGACTACAACCGGCTGCTGTCCATGTCCTCGCTCTGGCGCGACGACTCCAGCGGCCCGGACCCGGCGCTCCTGGAGAGCCTGGAGAGGGGTCTGCGCGCGGCCCTGGAGGACTGGCGGGCCTCCCGCCAGGCCGAGGGCGCGGTCCTGGCCGAGGACCTGCGCGCCCGTCTGGCCCGGCTGCGCGCGTTGGCCCAGGGCATCGCCGGGCGTATCCCCACCGTGCTCGCCGAGAAGCGCGCCGTGCTCTGCCAGCGGGTGCGCGAGGCCCTGACCCAGGTGGGGGCCGAGTACTCCGAGGACCGCATGCTCCAGGAAGTGGCCGTGCTCACGGATCGGCTGGACGTGTCCGAGGAACTGACCCGGCTCTTCGCCCACCTGGACCGCCTGGAGCAGACCCTCTCCGGCGAGGCCGAGGAGGGCAAGCGCCTGGACTTCCTCATCCAGGAGGCCTTCCGCGAGATCAACACCTGCGGCAACAAGGCCCAGGACGTGGAGGTCAGCCGCCTGGTGGTGGACTTCAAGACCGAGCTGGAGCGCTGCCGCGAGCAGGTCCAGAACCTGGAGTAG
- a CDS encoding FMN-binding protein, whose amino-acid sequence MKEFLRIALNLLIISLVSAALLGLVFTRTENIRKHNEQARLETSMGRYLDPSAGPAHYARIHRYLVERPGQAAAVGYVLPVRGGGNAFLLLTPGGEVLSATPLDGPVDDEAERDATLARALPGAAVHYADSYILALDAAGHRMASFIQGRTGGFKTWVHLLVALGPDGSVKGLEVLHHEEDPGLGAEIEQEYFRNQFAGRTLDELRKLGVVRLPLPDDYRRCLERSKWAARGLDPQREEDVCARYGHEDIHAITGATISSRRVTEGVKRLVLAFVKRMEIVERTARSAGLEPAF is encoded by the coding sequence GTGAAGGAATTTTTGCGGATCGCCCTGAACCTTTTGATCATCAGCCTGGTCTCGGCCGCGCTGCTGGGGCTGGTCTTCACGCGTACGGAGAACATCCGCAAGCACAACGAGCAGGCCCGTCTGGAGACCTCCATGGGCCGCTACCTGGACCCCTCGGCCGGTCCAGCGCACTACGCCCGCATCCACCGCTACCTCGTGGAGCGTCCGGGACAGGCCGCGGCCGTGGGCTACGTGCTGCCCGTGCGCGGCGGCGGCAACGCCTTCCTCCTGCTCACGCCCGGCGGCGAGGTGCTTTCGGCCACGCCGCTCGACGGCCCGGTGGACGACGAGGCCGAGCGCGACGCCACCCTGGCCCGGGCCCTGCCCGGCGCGGCGGTGCATTACGCCGATTCCTACATCCTGGCCCTGGACGCCGCCGGACACCGCATGGCCTCGTTCATCCAGGGCCGCACCGGCGGCTTCAAGACCTGGGTGCACCTGCTGGTGGCCCTGGGCCCGGACGGGAGCGTCAAGGGCCTGGAGGTCCTGCACCACGAGGAGGACCCGGGCCTGGGCGCGGAGATCGAGCAGGAGTATTTCCGCAACCAGTTCGCGGGCCGGACCCTGGACGAGCTGCGCAAGCTGGGCGTTGTCCGGCTGCCCCTGCCGGACGATTACCGCCGCTGCCTGGAGCGCTCCAAGTGGGCGGCGCGCGGCCTCGACCCGCAACGGGAGGAGGATGTCTGCGCCCGCTACGGCCACGAGGACATCCACGCCATCACCGGGGCGACCATCTCCAGCCGCCGCGTCACCGAGGGCGTGAAGCGGCTCGTGCTGGCCTTCGTCAAGCGCATGGAGATCGTGGAGCGCACGGCGCGCTCGGCGGGCCTGGAGCCGGCGTTCTAG
- the rsxE gene encoding electron transport complex subunit RsxE: MDAHEHTVLERLSNGLVKENPIFKLALSMCPAVAMTNTVRNGFLLGLAVLFVQVASNVTVSVFRRFIHERIRIPAYIIIIATWVSVSDMTLAAYAPGFYKEIALYVKLIVVFAIIISRLEVFASRNTVWPSFWDGMGMGLGFMFALMLVGCLREFLGAGTLWGVEILPFKPFFFWSLPPAGFFAIGLIMALFIWLERRFNAWRAKR, from the coding sequence ATGGACGCACACGAGCACACGGTCCTGGAACGGCTGTCCAACGGCCTGGTCAAGGAGAACCCGATCTTCAAATTGGCGCTCTCCATGTGCCCGGCCGTGGCCATGACCAACACCGTGCGCAACGGCTTCCTCCTCGGGCTGGCCGTGCTCTTCGTGCAGGTGGCCTCCAACGTCACGGTCTCGGTGTTTCGGCGCTTCATTCACGAGCGCATCCGCATTCCGGCCTACATCATCATCATCGCCACCTGGGTCAGCGTGAGCGACATGACCCTGGCGGCCTACGCCCCGGGTTTCTACAAGGAGATCGCGCTCTACGTGAAGCTCATCGTGGTCTTCGCGATCATCATCTCCCGGCTGGAGGTCTTCGCCTCGCGCAACACGGTTTGGCCCTCCTTCTGGGACGGCATGGGCATGGGCCTGGGCTTCATGTTCGCGCTCATGCTCGTGGGCTGCCTGCGCGAGTTCCTCGGCGCGGGTACGCTCTGGGGCGTGGAGATCCTGCCCTTCAAGCCGTTCTTCTTCTGGTCCCTGCCGCCCGCCGGATTCTTCGCCATCGGCCTGATCATGGCCCTGTTCATCTGGCTGGAGCGCCGCTTCAACGCCTGGAGGGCCAAGCGATGA
- a CDS encoding FAD:protein FMN transferase has translation MKRRDVLRFLGTGAALAAGYGVASWLDGVVPLGRPGRMLSETRLGMGTYVSVSVVDPSASRAEAALGAAWDVLTRMEAELTRYRPGTALSVLNAEGRLDGPPPGIVRLLELADFAHRASNGAFDPTVQPVLAYLEESASAGLRPDPARVAELRPLLGFGKVRWDGRSVRLERPGMALTLNAVGKGHIVDSMAEALRGAGVRHGLVNAGGDMRAFGGKAEGLPWNVAVRDPLHPERALTTLELTDGACATSGDYEVFFDRERLFHHIVDPVSGRSPHWAHSVTVTAGTTALADSMSTALMVLGPRGEDLLRPHVGRVILA, from the coding sequence ATGAAGCGCAGGGACGTGTTGCGGTTTCTGGGAACGGGCGCGGCGCTGGCCGCCGGGTACGGCGTGGCCTCCTGGCTGGACGGGGTGGTGCCCCTGGGCCGTCCCGGCCGGATGCTGAGCGAGACCCGCCTGGGCATGGGCACCTATGTCAGCGTGAGCGTGGTGGACCCCTCGGCGTCCCGGGCCGAGGCGGCCCTGGGCGCGGCCTGGGACGTGCTCACGCGCATGGAGGCCGAACTCACCCGCTACCGTCCCGGCACGGCCCTGTCCGTGCTCAACGCCGAGGGCCGCCTGGACGGCCCGCCGCCGGGCATCGTGCGGCTCCTGGAACTCGCGGATTTCGCCCACCGGGCCTCCAACGGGGCCTTCGACCCCACGGTGCAGCCGGTGCTGGCCTACCTGGAGGAGAGCGCCTCGGCCGGGCTCCGGCCCGATCCGGCCCGGGTGGCGGAGCTGCGGCCCCTGCTGGGCTTCGGCAAGGTCCGCTGGGACGGCCGCTCGGTGCGCCTGGAGCGTCCGGGCATGGCCCTGACCCTGAACGCCGTGGGCAAGGGCCACATCGTGGACAGCATGGCCGAGGCCCTGCGCGGCGCGGGCGTGCGTCACGGACTGGTCAACGCGGGCGGGGACATGCGCGCCTTCGGCGGCAAGGCCGAGGGCCTGCCCTGGAACGTGGCCGTGCGCGATCCGCTCCATCCCGAGCGGGCCCTGACCACGCTGGAACTCACCGACGGGGCCTGCGCCACCTCCGGCGACTACGAGGTCTTCTTCGACCGGGAGCGCCTGTTCCACCACATCGTGGACCCGGTCTCGGGCCGGTCACCGCACTGGGCCCATTCCGTCACCGTGACGGCCGGGACCACGGCCCTGGCCGACTCCATGTCCACGGCCCTGATGGTGCTCGGCCCCCGGGGCGAAGACCTGCTGCGGCCGCACGTCGGCCGGGTCATCCTGGCCTGA
- a CDS encoding RnfABCDGE type electron transport complex subunit D, giving the protein MSERLWRVSISPHLRDEATVSGIMWTVFAVLLPQLLLSVFIFGPRVLALAAVGVGTAVLSEALMQRLLGKPVRVSDGSAALTGLLLVYVLPPGVSLTLPFWGSLFAICIGKQLFGGLGFNFFNPALIARAFLTVGFPVAMTTAWIMPELPSFLARPDALSSATPLYLLKHSGAAAYAAQFGGTKGLWAALLGFRPGCVGETSPALLLLGGAYLLVRRIITWHIPVSMIACAALLAWIFGPDGAFSGAPLVHALSGGLILGAFFMATDYVTSPSRPAAKLLYGAGAGALTMLIRLKGGYPEGVCYAILLMNCLSPVLEEWVRPRRFAPPLPKE; this is encoded by the coding sequence ATGAGCGAACGGCTCTGGCGCGTCTCCATCTCGCCGCACCTGCGCGACGAGGCCACGGTGAGCGGGATCATGTGGACCGTGTTCGCCGTGCTCCTGCCCCAGCTCCTGCTCTCGGTCTTCATCTTCGGCCCGCGCGTCCTGGCCCTGGCGGCGGTGGGCGTGGGCACGGCCGTGCTCTCCGAGGCGCTCATGCAGCGGCTCCTGGGCAAGCCCGTGCGCGTCTCCGACGGCAGCGCGGCGCTCACCGGCCTGCTCCTGGTCTATGTACTGCCCCCGGGCGTGTCCCTGACCCTGCCGTTCTGGGGTTCGCTCTTCGCCATCTGCATCGGCAAGCAGCTCTTCGGCGGTCTGGGCTTCAACTTCTTCAATCCGGCGCTCATCGCCCGAGCCTTCCTCACCGTGGGTTTCCCGGTGGCCATGACCACGGCCTGGATCATGCCCGAACTGCCGTCCTTCCTGGCCCGGCCCGACGCCCTGAGCTCGGCCACGCCGCTCTACCTGCTCAAGCATTCCGGCGCGGCGGCCTATGCCGCCCAGTTCGGCGGGACCAAGGGGCTCTGGGCCGCGCTCCTGGGCTTCCGGCCCGGCTGCGTGGGCGAGACGAGCCCCGCGCTCCTGCTCCTGGGCGGGGCCTACCTGCTGGTCCGGCGGATCATCACCTGGCACATCCCGGTGTCCATGATCGCCTGCGCGGCGCTCCTGGCCTGGATTTTCGGCCCGGACGGGGCCTTCAGCGGCGCGCCGCTGGTCCACGCGCTCTCCGGAGGCCTGATCCTGGGGGCCTTCTTCATGGCCACGGACTACGTGACCTCGCCCTCCAGGCCGGCGGCCAAGCTTTTGTATGGTGCCGGGGCCGGGGCGCTGACCATGCTCATCCGGCTCAAGGGAGGCTATCCCGAGGGCGTGTGCTACGCCATTCTGCTCATGAACTGCCTGAGCCCCGTGCTCGAGGAATGGGTCCGGCCCCGGCGCTTCGCCCCGCCGCTGCCCAAGGAATGA
- the rsxC gene encoding electron transport complex subunit RsxC yields the protein MRNAEPFTFTLGGVHPPGRKALTESLALEAMPLQSRYVVSMSQHFGAPALPLVKKGDAVREGRRIGGVDKFLGAEVHSPVTGTVVSVGRAPHPILGPVPAVVIERDPEASEAAVTPQEWECLPSCDILARIRDAGVVGMGGAGFPTNVKLCPPANLTIDTCILNGVECESYLTADHRLMLERPADIVQGLRILLQTLGAGRAFIGIENNKPDAVAALRAAVDEAGEGSRVTVAALDVKYPQGSEKQLIEALTGRRVPAGGLPAHVGCVVQNVATAHAVYEAVALGRSCYERVVTVSGRGVARQANLVCRVGVTLADLAAHLGGVREEAVKCVLGGPMMGFAVAGLDYPVTKTTSGVLFLTAEESPEFEHGPCIRCGRCLDACPMGLMPNEMSIYAERRKYDGMPRFGLWECFECGSCSYVCPAKRPLVQFIRAGKARLKSGAGK from the coding sequence ATGCGCAACGCCGAACCGTTCACGTTCACCCTCGGGGGAGTCCATCCCCCCGGCCGCAAGGCGCTTACCGAGAGCCTGGCCCTGGAGGCCATGCCGCTCCAATCCCGCTATGTCGTCTCCATGTCCCAGCACTTCGGCGCTCCGGCCTTGCCCCTGGTCAAGAAGGGCGACGCCGTGCGCGAGGGCCGGCGCATCGGCGGGGTGGACAAGTTCCTCGGCGCGGAGGTGCACAGCCCGGTGACGGGCACGGTGGTCTCCGTGGGCCGCGCGCCGCATCCCATCCTGGGCCCGGTGCCCGCCGTGGTCATTGAGCGCGACCCCGAGGCTTCGGAGGCGGCCGTCACTCCCCAGGAGTGGGAATGCCTCCCGTCCTGCGACATCCTGGCCCGCATCCGCGACGCCGGGGTGGTGGGCATGGGCGGCGCGGGCTTTCCCACCAACGTCAAGCTCTGCCCCCCGGCCAACCTCACGATCGACACCTGCATCCTCAACGGCGTGGAGTGCGAGAGCTACCTCACCGCCGACCACCGGCTCATGCTCGAGCGCCCGGCGGACATCGTCCAGGGGCTGCGCATCCTGCTCCAGACGCTCGGCGCCGGGCGGGCCTTCATCGGCATCGAGAACAACAAGCCCGACGCCGTCGCGGCCCTGCGCGCGGCCGTGGACGAGGCCGGGGAGGGGAGCCGCGTGACCGTGGCGGCCCTGGACGTGAAGTACCCCCAAGGCTCGGAGAAACAGCTCATCGAGGCCCTCACCGGCCGCCGCGTTCCCGCCGGGGGCCTGCCCGCGCACGTGGGCTGCGTGGTCCAGAACGTGGCCACCGCGCACGCCGTGTACGAGGCCGTGGCCCTGGGCCGGAGCTGCTACGAGCGGGTGGTCACGGTCTCGGGCCGGGGCGTGGCGCGCCAGGCCAACCTCGTCTGCCGCGTGGGCGTGACCCTGGCCGACCTGGCCGCGCACCTGGGCGGGGTGCGCGAGGAGGCCGTGAAGTGCGTGCTCGGCGGGCCCATGATGGGCTTCGCCGTGGCCGGGCTGGACTACCCCGTGACCAAGACCACCTCGGGCGTGCTTTTCCTCACGGCCGAGGAGAGCCCGGAGTTCGAGCACGGCCCCTGCATCCGCTGCGGCCGCTGCCTGGACGCCTGCCCCATGGGTCTCATGCCCAACGAGATGTCCATCTACGCCGAGCGCCGCAAGTACGACGGCATGCCGCGCTTCGGACTCTGGGAATGCTTCGAGTGCGGCTCCTGCTCCTACGTCTGTCCGGCCAAGCGGCCGCTGGTCCAGTTCATCCGCGCGGGCAAGGCGCGGCTCAAGAGCGGGGCCGGAAAATGA
- a CDS encoding electron transport complex protein RnfA: MTARATFLLLLVLLWAAPAQAGNIVAGEITGEHELTLALAAPLDAAVEWRGLVGVVERENPDVPLTVTAATLSKDGRALVLTLAEPVSGQGAYTVTLRAGPNGAGETFQVRKGVLAVLFSILISAALIQNFVFSRYLGLCIFFGASGRKETAVGMGFSFILVMTLSAVFVWAMYNFVLKPLHLQFLQVLTFVGIIAIFVQLLDTVLRKVNPFLFKKLGVYLVLITTNCIILAVPLILVDNAYDLWESLALALGSGAGFALALFLMACVRERLELADIPEPFRGLPIAFVVAGLFALAFLGFSGMSF; encoded by the coding sequence ATGACCGCCCGGGCGACGTTCCTGCTCCTGCTGGTCCTGCTTTGGGCCGCTCCGGCCCAGGCCGGGAACATCGTCGCGGGCGAGATCACGGGCGAGCACGAACTGACCCTGGCCCTGGCCGCGCCCCTGGACGCGGCCGTGGAGTGGCGCGGCCTCGTGGGCGTGGTGGAGCGCGAGAACCCGGACGTTCCCCTGACCGTCACGGCCGCGACTCTCTCCAAGGACGGCCGGGCGCTGGTCCTGACCCTGGCCGAGCCGGTCTCGGGCCAGGGGGCCTACACCGTGACCCTGCGCGCGGGCCCGAACGGCGCGGGGGAGACCTTCCAGGTGCGCAAGGGCGTGCTGGCCGTACTCTTCTCCATCCTCATCAGCGCGGCCCTGATCCAGAACTTCGTCTTCAGCCGCTACCTCGGCCTGTGCATCTTCTTCGGGGCCTCGGGCCGCAAGGAGACGGCCGTGGGCATGGGCTTCTCGTTCATCCTGGTGATGACCCTCTCGGCGGTCTTCGTCTGGGCCATGTACAACTTCGTGCTCAAGCCCCTGCACCTCCAATTCCTCCAGGTGCTCACCTTCGTGGGCATCATCGCCATCTTCGTGCAGCTCCTGGACACCGTGCTGCGCAAGGTGAACCCGTTTCTGTTCAAGAAGCTCGGCGTGTACCTGGTGCTCATCACCACCAACTGCATCATCCTGGCGGTGCCCCTGATCCTGGTGGACAACGCCTACGACCTTTGGGAGAGCCTGGCGCTGGCCCTGGGCTCGGGCGCGGGCTTCGCCCTGGCGCTGTTCCTCATGGCCTGCGTGCGCGAGAGGCTGGAACTGGCGGACATCCCGGAACCGTTCCGGGGCCTGCCCATCGCCTTCGTGGTGGCCGGATTGTTCGCCCTGGCCTTCCTGGGCTTCTCGGGCATGAGTTTCTAG
- a CDS encoding DUF4416 family protein — MSAPRVPEPGLLVLSVLCAEWEACWPELSAALEERFGPADFVSGFMDFGHTAYYDRELGAPLRRRMLAFERLVPLDCLPEAKLFTNGLERAGARPDGGRRFNLDPGVLTQERLILATGKNFTHRVYLGQGIWADLTLVYTGGGWLVLPWTFPDYAAPDMLELLSAMREHYRRKIFVPRGDNPGPQAPDEERKDACPRA; from the coding sequence ATGAGCGCGCCGCGCGTCCCGGAGCCGGGACTGCTCGTGCTCTCCGTGCTCTGCGCCGAGTGGGAGGCCTGCTGGCCGGAACTCTCGGCCGCGCTGGAGGAGCGCTTCGGCCCGGCGGACTTCGTGTCCGGGTTCATGGACTTCGGCCACACGGCGTATTACGACCGGGAACTGGGCGCGCCCCTGCGGCGGCGGATGCTGGCCTTCGAACGGCTGGTCCCCTTGGACTGCCTGCCCGAGGCCAAGCTCTTCACCAACGGGCTGGAACGCGCCGGGGCCCGTCCCGACGGCGGCAGGCGCTTCAACCTGGACCCCGGCGTCCTGACCCAGGAGCGGCTCATCCTGGCCACGGGCAAGAATTTCACGCACCGGGTCTACCTCGGCCAGGGCATCTGGGCCGACCTGACCCTGGTGTACACCGGCGGCGGCTGGCTGGTCCTGCCCTGGACCTTCCCGGACTACGCCGCCCCGGACATGCTGGAACTGTTGAGCGCCATGCGCGAACACTACCGCCGCAAGATTTTCGTCCCGCGCGGCGACAACCCGGGGCCCCAGGCCCCCGACGAAGAAAGGAAGGATGCATGCCCGCGAGCATGA
- the rnfB gene encoding RnfABCDGE type electron transport complex subunit B, with protein sequence MDLMQLAWTGLAVFGALGLVAGVALALAAVRCKVEVDPRIAEVKEALMGANCGGCSYPGCEAYAEAVVKDPDVPPDLCRPGGPSVAAAVARLTGKAMGGAEPVAAFRRCVKDEGKVARRLLYSGVSTCQAASLALGGPDACRFACIGLGDCVAACPFGAMRLENGLVRVDAELCTGCGNCVRVCPKSILELTPRNARVQVFCSSRDKGREVKDVCEAGCISCGMCVKKCPAQAVSLDRGRISVDHKACVAYGPSCGLACAGFCPRGILRPLGDETPTARPEPEARQRAAGTASGEQA encoded by the coding sequence ATGGACCTGATGCAACTGGCCTGGACCGGATTGGCCGTCTTCGGGGCCCTGGGGCTGGTGGCGGGCGTGGCCCTGGCCCTGGCGGCCGTGCGCTGCAAGGTCGAGGTGGACCCGCGCATCGCCGAGGTCAAGGAGGCGCTCATGGGCGCCAACTGCGGCGGCTGCTCCTATCCCGGCTGCGAGGCCTACGCCGAGGCCGTGGTCAAGGACCCGGACGTGCCGCCGGACCTCTGCCGCCCCGGCGGACCCTCGGTGGCCGCCGCCGTGGCCCGGCTCACGGGCAAGGCCATGGGCGGGGCCGAGCCGGTGGCGGCCTTCCGTCGCTGCGTCAAGGACGAGGGCAAGGTGGCCCGGCGGCTGCTCTATTCCGGCGTGTCCACCTGCCAGGCCGCCAGCCTGGCCCTGGGCGGGCCGGACGCCTGCCGCTTCGCCTGCATCGGTCTGGGCGACTGTGTGGCGGCCTGTCCCTTCGGGGCCATGCGCCTGGAGAACGGGCTCGTGCGGGTGGACGCGGAACTCTGCACCGGCTGCGGCAACTGCGTGCGGGTCTGCCCCAAGTCCATTCTCGAACTGACGCCGCGCAACGCCCGGGTCCAGGTCTTCTGCTCCTCGCGGGACAAGGGCCGCGAGGTCAAGGACGTCTGCGAGGCGGGCTGCATCTCCTGCGGCATGTGCGTGAAGAAGTGCCCGGCCCAGGCCGTGAGCCTGGATCGCGGGCGCATCAGCGTGGACCACAAGGCCTGCGTGGCCTATGGCCCCTCCTGCGGCTTGGCCTGCGCCGGATTCTGCCCGCGCGGCATCCTCCGCCCCCTGGGGGACGAGACCCCCACGGCGCGGCCGGAGCCCGAGGCGCGGCAGCGGGCGGCCGGGACCGCGAGTGGGGAACAAGCATGA
- the mnmA gene encoding tRNA 2-thiouridine(34) synthase MnmA, with the protein MTVVVAVSGGVDSLLCLALLREAGEEVLAVHGRFLDQDAAGEPLAALCASLGVPYLELDLRREFEERVVRPFVRAYLAGETPNPCAACNPGIKFGVLFDRAIERGADRLATGHYVRLENGRLLRGADARKDQSYFLSLVSAGRLARAVFPLGGRTKDEVRAELARRGLAAPVPRESREICFVPGDDYRAFLEGRGEALPGGGPVLLEDGRALGRHRGLWRHTQGQRRGLGLSWPEPLYVLDKDVERNALVVGPRASLESSGCVLRGVNRLVAPDFWPEVVLVQTRYRQKARPGRWEEAGDGLRLHFLEPQGRPTPGQISALYTPEGAVLAGGVIAG; encoded by the coding sequence ATGACCGTCGTCGTGGCCGTGAGCGGGGGCGTGGACAGCCTCCTCTGTCTGGCGCTCCTGCGCGAGGCGGGCGAGGAGGTCCTGGCCGTGCACGGCCGCTTCCTGGACCAGGACGCGGCCGGGGAGCCCCTGGCCGCCCTCTGCGCCTCCCTGGGCGTGCCCTACCTGGAACTGGACCTGCGCCGCGAGTTCGAGGAGCGGGTGGTGCGGCCCTTTGTCCGGGCCTATCTCGCGGGCGAGACGCCCAACCCCTGCGCGGCCTGCAATCCCGGCATCAAGTTCGGCGTCCTCTTCGACCGCGCTATTGAGCGCGGAGCGGACCGGCTGGCCACCGGGCACTACGTGCGCCTGGAGAACGGGCGGCTGCTGCGCGGGGCCGACGCGCGCAAGGACCAGAGCTATTTCCTGAGCCTCGTGTCCGCCGGGCGGCTGGCGCGGGCCGTGTTCCCCCTGGGCGGCCGGACCAAGGACGAGGTCCGCGCGGAGCTGGCCCGGCGTGGCCTGGCAGCCCCCGTGCCTCGGGAGAGCCGGGAGATCTGCTTCGTGCCCGGCGACGACTACCGGGCCTTTCTGGAAGGCCGGGGCGAGGCCCTGCCCGGCGGCGGGCCCGTGCTTCTGGAGGACGGCCGCGCGCTGGGGCGGCACCGGGGACTCTGGCGGCACACTCAGGGCCAGCGCCGGGGCCTGGGCCTGAGCTGGCCCGAGCCGCTCTACGTGCTGGACAAGGACGTGGAGCGCAACGCCCTGGTGGTGGGCCCGCGCGCGTCCCTGGAGTCCTCCGGCTGCGTGCTGCGCGGGGTGAACCGCCTCGTGGCCCCGGATTTTTGGCCGGAGGTGGTCCTCGTCCAGACCCGCTACCGCCAGAAGGCCCGGCCCGGCCGTTGGGAAGAGGCCGGGGACGGCCTGCGCCTGCATTTCCTGGAACCCCAGGGGCGGCCCACCCCGGGCCAGATCAGTGCGCTGTACACCCCGGAGGGCGCGGTCCTGGCCGGGGGCGTCATCGCGGGCTGA